The proteins below come from a single Garra rufa chromosome 25, GarRuf1.0, whole genome shotgun sequence genomic window:
- the LOC141302207 gene encoding E3 ubiquitin-protein ligase RNF19B-like, whose protein sequence is MSTKKFTPFDKDIKLVSDPSSLDEYDDDPEVLRAVLSCGHITDPQTLTDCCRAQLNDGNTEFRCPLCEEEWSYDEVRKLAKLTIDEQLTFEDKIGINAAEKFLDLKDCPSCGSYVDRLDDSNLCVECSVCTEKNGRTYEFCWQCVRVWKGPRPRGDRCGNVGCKRGDQELLRDCPLISLKSVKDFVCPSIRACIFCSVLIEHTNEGCKIMACSECKKEFCFICLKPAQECLETAKHFIPCTAGLAPRQIDSAI, encoded by the exons ATGTCAACAAAGAAATTCACTCCATTCGACAAAGACATCAAATTAGTATCAGATCCAAGCAGTCTTG ATGAATATGACGATGACCCTGAAGTTTTGAGGGCTGTGTTATCTTGTGGTCACATCACAGATCCACAGACACTGACAGATTGTTGCAGAGCTCAGCTGAACGAT GGAAACACTGAATTCAGATGTCCGTTGTGTGAAGAAGAATGGTCATATGATGAAGTGCGAAAATTGGCTAAACTTACAATTGATGAACAATTAACTTTTGAGGACAAGATTGGTATAAATGCTGCTGAGAAGTTCCTCGACTTAAAGGAT TGTCCCAGTTGTGGCAGCTATGTTGATCGGTTGGATGATTCTAATCTGTGTGTGGAGTGTTCCGTTTGCACAGAAAAAAATGGACGAACCTATGAGTTCTGCTGGCAGTGTGTGCGAGTGTGGAAAGGACCTCGACCTCGTGGTGATCGATGTGGTAATGTGGGATGTAAACGTGGTGATCAGGAACTTCTGAGAGACTGTCCATTGATTTCTTTAAAATCAGTTAAAGATTTTGTGTGTCCATCGATTCGTGCATGCATATTTTGTAGTGTGCTGATAGAACATACCAATGAGGGATGTAAAATTATGGCATGTAGTGAATGTAAAAAGGAGTTTTGCTTTATTTGTTTAAAACCTGCCCAAGAGTGCTTAGAAACCGCCAAACATTTCATTCCATGCACAGCTGGTCTCGCACCGAGGCAAATAGATTCTGCAATCTAA